CGCTTTCGGTGAACCAGATCATCTTGTCCGGACCGGTCACGACCCCGTAGGGTTGGGCGTCGTCGGTCGGGACCGGGTACTCGGTGATTTCGCCCTTCGGGGTGATCCGACCGATCTTGTTTCCGGTCATCTCCGCGAACCACAAGTTCCCGTCCGGGCCGGCCGTGATCCCGCGGGGCCACGAGCCCTTCGTCACCTTGTTTTCGACCACCGCTTTCGAGGGAATTGGGAACGTTCCATCGAACTCTCCCTTGGGCGTGATCCGGCGAATCGCGTTCTCCTCGCGCGAGGTGAACCACAGGTTGCCGTCCGGCCCCACGGCCAATCCCTGAAGGACACCGACGTCCTTCCCCGGAACCGCGAACGCGGTCGCCGCGCCCTTCGGGGTGACGCGGATGATTTGCCGCTTGAGCACCTCGGTCACCCACACGTTCCCGTCCGGCCCGACGACGATCGCCTGCGGGCGCTGGCCCGTGCCGGGGAGCGCGTGTTCGGTAATCGGTTCGGCGGCCCTTGCAGGCACCAAACACCCACCCGATACCAGCGCGGCCAACATGAATCGCGTTATCATAATCGTCGTGCCTTTCACTTTGCGATGAACGGGTCTAATTCGGTCGCCCGGTCCTCGATGCGGATGTGCCACGCCG
The Gemmata palustris DNA segment above includes these coding regions:
- a CDS encoding Vgb family protein; this translates as MITRFMLAALVSGGCLVPARAAEPITEHALPGTGQRPQAIVVGPDGNVWVTEVLKRQIIRVTPKGAATAFAVPGKDVGVLQGLAVGPDGNLWFTSREENAIRRITPKGEFDGTFPIPSKAVVENKVTKGSWPRGITAGPDGNLWFAEMTGNKIGRITPKGEITEYPVPTDDAQPYGVVTGPDKMIWFTESAAGKIGRLDPKTGKIEEFRLADPKARPRDITNGPDGNLWFSENGADRIGRITPKGEVTGFELPKGTQPIGIATGGDGNVWFTAFKTHKIGRITPAGKLSWFDLKTENAQPFGMTAGADGTVWFTEQANRVGQIDTKSAGK